A part of Lacibacter sp. H407 genomic DNA contains:
- a CDS encoding DegT/DnrJ/EryC1/StrS family aminotransferase encodes MRPIQMVDLKQQYLAIKQEVDAAVLDVLDSSAFINGKPVQELAGDLSQYLGSKHTIPCANGTDALQIAMMALNLQPGDEVITASFTYIATVEVVALLRLKPVFVEVDPKTFCIDPDAIRKAITPKTKAIVPVHLYGHAANMDEIMKIAAEHNLFVIEDNAQAIGADYIYPDGTKKKTGSIGTIGCTSFFPSKNLGCYGDGGAMFTNDDALADQLKMVANHGQKVRYYHEVVGCNSRLDTVQAAVLKIKLKKLDEYIAARRKAADYYDAAFAGHKNITTPYRAPYSNHVFHQYTLTLDGFENVAEVRNGLNAFLAEQKIPSMIYYPVPAHRQQMFASFGGADYNLPITDWLTDRVISLPMHTELEEEQLQLITSKVLEYLNTKS; translated from the coding sequence ATGCGACCTATACAGATGGTTGACCTTAAGCAGCAATACCTTGCCATTAAGCAGGAAGTGGACGCTGCAGTTCTCGATGTTCTTGACAGTTCAGCTTTTATTAATGGTAAACCCGTGCAGGAACTGGCCGGCGATCTGAGCCAGTACCTGGGTTCAAAACATACAATTCCCTGTGCGAATGGAACTGATGCGTTGCAGATTGCCATGATGGCACTTAACCTGCAACCCGGAGACGAAGTAATTACAGCATCCTTCACGTATATCGCAACTGTTGAGGTGGTGGCATTGCTCCGTTTAAAACCGGTGTTTGTGGAAGTTGATCCCAAAACATTTTGCATTGATCCGGATGCGATCCGCAAAGCCATCACCCCAAAAACAAAAGCGATTGTTCCGGTTCACTTGTATGGTCACGCTGCCAATATGGATGAAATCATGAAGATTGCTGCAGAACATAACCTGTTTGTAATTGAAGATAATGCGCAGGCCATTGGTGCAGATTATATTTATCCCGATGGCACAAAAAAGAAAACAGGTTCAATTGGTACCATTGGTTGCACTTCCTTCTTCCCATCAAAAAATTTAGGTTGTTATGGTGATGGTGGTGCCATGTTTACCAACGATGATGCATTGGCTGATCAGTTGAAGATGGTTGCGAATCACGGTCAAAAAGTTCGTTATTACCACGAAGTAGTGGGATGCAACTCACGACTTGATACTGTGCAGGCAGCTGTATTGAAGATCAAATTGAAAAAACTTGATGAATACATTGCTGCACGTCGGAAGGCTGCGGATTATTATGATGCTGCATTTGCAGGCCATAAGAACATCACAACACCTTATCGTGCGCCATACAGTAATCATGTGTTTCATCAATACACATTAACGCTCGATGGATTTGAGAATGTAGCGGAAGTAAGAAATGGGCTGAATGCATTTTTAGCTGAACAGAAAATCCCATCCATGATCTATTATCCGGTGCCGGCTCATCGTCAGCAAATGTTTGCTTCGTTTGGTGGTGCTGATTACAATTTACCAATTACTGATTGGTTAACTGATCGTGTAATTTCTTTGCCTATGCATACCGAATTGGAAGAAGAGCAATTGCAATTGATCACAAGCAAAGTGTTAGAATACCTTAATACAAAATCATAA
- the ccsA gene encoding cytochrome c biogenesis protein CcsA translates to MQKSWWKILAVLLLLYTFTAGFLIQVPITGNLYQTIRNLFFHVPMWFGQMILLLVSMIFSIRYLRSGNLADDIKAREYARTGIIFGFLGLITGAIWANYTWGEPWSNDPKQIAVAIALLIYLAYFVLRNSMPDMDKRARVSSVYNIFAYFIYVPLIMVLPRLVQSLHPGGEGVEGNPALNGQDLDPAMRMVFWPAVMGWTLLGVWMTTLLIRVSKLKEKNWIHA, encoded by the coding sequence ATGCAAAAATCCTGGTGGAAGATATTGGCAGTCCTGCTTTTGCTCTACACATTTACCGCAGGCTTCCTTATTCAAGTTCCGATCACTGGCAATTTATATCAAACAATCCGCAACCTGTTTTTTCATGTACCGATGTGGTTTGGGCAAATGATCCTGTTGCTGGTTTCTATGATTTTCTCCATCCGTTACTTACGCAGCGGTAACCTGGCCGATGATATTAAGGCAAGAGAATATGCACGTACCGGAATTATTTTCGGTTTTTTAGGACTGATCACGGGTGCTATCTGGGCCAACTATACCTGGGGCGAACCATGGAGTAACGATCCCAAACAAATTGCCGTAGCAATTGCCTTACTTATTTATCTGGCTTATTTTGTTTTACGTAATTCGATGCCCGACATGGACAAGCGTGCAAGAGTAAGCAGTGTCTATAACATTTTTGCCTATTTTATTTATGTACCTCTTATTATGGTGTTGCCACGGTTAGTGCAATCACTGCATCCGGGTGGAGAAGGTGTTGAAGGTAACCCTGCGTTGAACGGACAAGATCTTGACCCTGCTATGCGAATGGTATTTTGGCCTGCCGTAATGGGCTGGACCTTATTAGGTGTTTGGATGACAACATTACTCATCCGTGTTTCAAAACTCAAAGAAAAAAACTGGATCCATGCGTAA
- a CDS encoding UDP-glucose dehydrogenase family protein, with product MKIAVVGTGYVGLVTGTCFAETGNQVICVDIDKIKVDKLSNGQITIYEPGLEKIFLRNLKEGRLHFTTNLAEGVKDATIIFLALPTPPGEDGSADLKYILGVADDLGKILTDYKVIVDKSTVPVGTADKVQAAIAKNFKGAFAVVSNPEFLREGVAVEDFMKPDRVVVGTSDERAKKIMTELYAPFVRSGNPVIFMDEKSAELTKYAANSFLAVKISFMNEVARLCELLGADVDMVRKGIGSDERIGKRFLFPGIGYGGSCFPKDVQALVKSSSEVNYDFEILNAVMKVNEEQKLFLMPKINSYFNGDLKGKRFALWGLAFKPNTDDIREAPALYMIDALTEAGATVHAYDPEAMPNVKQVVGDKIDFAESQYDALVNADALIIATEWSEFRTPEFEKISSTLKNKVIFDGRNVYDREQMKQLGFFYESVGREAVK from the coding sequence ATGAAAATCGCAGTAGTAGGAACAGGTTATGTAGGCCTCGTAACAGGAACATGTTTTGCAGAAACAGGTAACCAGGTAATTTGTGTTGATATTGACAAGATCAAAGTTGATAAATTATCGAACGGGCAAATCACTATTTACGAACCCGGACTTGAAAAAATATTTCTCCGTAACCTCAAAGAAGGTCGTTTGCATTTTACCACAAACTTAGCAGAAGGAGTGAAAGATGCAACAATCATATTTCTTGCTTTGCCAACACCTCCCGGTGAGGATGGAAGTGCTGATCTGAAATACATTTTAGGTGTGGCCGATGATCTCGGAAAAATTCTGACAGATTATAAAGTGATCGTTGATAAGAGCACTGTGCCGGTTGGTACAGCCGATAAAGTACAGGCAGCAATTGCGAAAAACTTCAAAGGAGCCTTTGCGGTAGTAAGTAACCCGGAATTTTTGCGTGAAGGTGTGGCGGTAGAAGATTTTATGAAACCTGATCGTGTAGTTGTTGGTACAAGCGATGAGCGTGCAAAAAAAATCATGACAGAATTATATGCACCTTTTGTTCGCAGCGGTAATCCGGTGATCTTTATGGATGAGAAAAGTGCAGAATTGACAAAGTATGCAGCTAACTCTTTTCTTGCTGTAAAGATTTCGTTCATGAATGAGGTAGCCAGGTTATGTGAATTGTTGGGTGCTGATGTGGATATGGTGCGTAAAGGAATTGGTAGCGATGAACGCATTGGTAAACGCTTCTTGTTTCCGGGTATTGGTTATGGTGGAAGTTGCTTCCCGAAAGATGTGCAGGCATTGGTAAAATCATCCAGCGAAGTGAATTATGATTTTGAAATACTGAATGCAGTGATGAAGGTGAATGAAGAACAGAAATTATTCCTCATGCCAAAGATCAACTCGTATTTCAACGGCGATCTCAAAGGAAAGCGTTTTGCATTGTGGGGATTGGCCTTTAAGCCTAACACCGATGATATCCGTGAAGCACCGGCTTTATACATGATTGATGCATTAACAGAAGCAGGTGCAACAGTTCATGCGTACGATCCGGAAGCTATGCCAAATGTAAAACAGGTAGTAGGTGATAAGATCGATTTTGCAGAGAGCCAGTATGATGCATTGGTAAATGCTGATGCATTGATCATTGCAACTGAGTGGAGTGAGTTCCGCACGCCCGAGTTTGAAAAAATATCTTCGACCTTAAAAAACAAAGTAATTTTTGACGGAAGAAATGTGTACGACAGAGAGCAAATGAAGCAACTCGGGTTCTTCTACGAAAGTGTAGGAAGAGAAGCAGTGAAATAA
- a CDS encoding heme exporter protein CcmB, with amino-acid sequence MASTNKIVALFKKDLLLEIRQQYTFYGILLYIASTIFVLYLAMGQPEAAAWNGLFWMNLLFICINAVAKSFLQESRGRMLYYYSIAGALDFILAKLLYNVLLMLVMSLLSLLMFSFFLGSPFLNNLQFIGITILGGVSISLVFTLLAAIAARANQNAALMAILGFPLIIPQLLLLVKISKSAFGEVFNDGALRQMVLLLSGLDIMVVFLSLILFPFLWKD; translated from the coding sequence TTGGCTTCAACAAATAAAATAGTTGCACTTTTTAAAAAGGATCTCTTGCTTGAAATCAGGCAACAGTACACCTTCTATGGCATCTTGCTTTATATTGCCAGTACCATTTTTGTGTTATATCTCGCCATGGGTCAGCCGGAAGCAGCTGCATGGAATGGGTTATTTTGGATGAATCTCTTGTTCATTTGTATTAATGCCGTTGCAAAGAGTTTTTTGCAGGAGAGCAGGGGCCGCATGCTTTACTATTACAGCATTGCAGGTGCATTGGATTTTATACTGGCCAAGTTGTTATACAATGTTTTATTGATGCTGGTAATGAGTTTGCTCAGCCTTTTAATGTTCAGTTTTTTTCTTGGCTCTCCATTTCTCAACAACCTTCAGTTTATCGGAATCACAATACTGGGCGGTGTCAGTATCAGTCTTGTTTTTACATTGTTGGCGGCCATTGCTGCCAGGGCAAACCAAAATGCAGCACTCATGGCCATCCTTGGTTTCCCCTTGATTATTCCACAATTACTATTACTGGTAAAAATTTCGAAAAGTGCTTTTGGTGAAGTATTTAATGATGGTGCTCTCCGCCAAATGGTTTTATTGTTGAGCGGTTTAGACATCATGGTTGTGTTCCTCAGCCTCATTTTGTTTCCCTTTTTGTGGAAAGATTAG
- a CDS encoding thymidine kinase, with protein MFIEPNIKGDRRGWIEVICGSMFSGKTEELIRRLKRARIANLKTEIFKPAVDVRYDDIKIVSHDENAIQSTPIDNSQKILLLSQDVEVIGIDEAQFFDVEITNVCEQLALRGARVIVAGLDMDYKAQPFGQMPNLLAVADYITKLHAICVVCGNIANYSYRTSTEGGQVVLGEKDKYEPRCRHCYHLKS; from the coding sequence ATGTTTATTGAACCGAATATAAAAGGCGACCGTAGAGGATGGATAGAAGTGATCTGCGGATCCATGTTCAGTGGAAAAACAGAAGAGCTTATCCGCCGTTTAAAACGTGCCCGTATTGCAAATTTAAAAACGGAAATTTTTAAACCGGCTGTGGATGTCCGTTATGATGATATAAAAATTGTATCACATGATGAGAACGCAATCCAATCAACCCCTATTGATAATTCTCAAAAAATCTTATTGCTGTCGCAGGATGTGGAAGTGATCGGCATTGACGAAGCCCAGTTTTTTGATGTGGAGATCACCAATGTATGTGAACAATTAGCGTTGCGTGGTGCTCGTGTAATAGTGGCTGGTCTTGATATGGATTACAAAGCGCAGCCGTTCGGTCAAATGCCCAACCTGCTTGCAGTAGCCGATTATATTACCAAGCTTCATGCTATTTGTGTGGTGTGCGGTAATATTGCAAATTACTCCTACCGTACATCAACTGAAGGCGGACAGGTAGTATTGGGCGAAAAAGATAAATACGAACCACGATGCAGGCATTGTTATCATCTGAAATCGTAA
- a CDS encoding nucleotide sugar dehydrogenase translates to MYQSLINKEKKVAVVGLGYVGLPLALELAVHMQVIGFDINKKRIEMMHRNEDPSKEVEADRFAEKDIVFTDDINVLKEASFFIVTVPTPVDDHKVPDLTPLEKASETVGKVLKKGDYVIYESTTYPGCTEEDCMPILEQFSGLKGKVDFKIGYSPERINPGDKHHTLSNTIKIVSGCDDESLQEIAAVYESVVTVGVHRAPNIKVAEAGKIIENAQRDLNISLMNELSIIFDRIGINTFDVVEAAGTKWNFHKYTPGLVGGHCIGVDPYYLTYKAQQLGYNSKVIASGRFVNDEMPRYVAKKIIQHIIKHAPNPATAKVLVLGATFKENVSDIRNSKVADMVKELLEYHVSVDFVDPHADATEVHHEYGLTLAAEIGTGYDAIVLAVAHHPYTAFTEEYLLSIANEKAMFADLKGIYRNKISKLKYWSL, encoded by the coding sequence ATGTATCAATCATTAATTAATAAAGAAAAGAAAGTAGCAGTCGTTGGGTTGGGCTATGTGGGATTGCCATTGGCATTGGAACTGGCTGTGCACATGCAGGTGATCGGTTTTGATATCAACAAGAAGCGCATTGAAATGATGCATCGGAATGAAGATCCGAGCAAGGAAGTAGAAGCTGATCGATTTGCAGAGAAGGATATTGTATTTACAGATGATATCAATGTATTGAAAGAAGCTTCTTTCTTTATTGTGACTGTGCCAACACCGGTTGATGATCATAAAGTTCCTGATCTCACGCCATTGGAGAAAGCAAGTGAAACGGTGGGTAAGGTGTTGAAGAAAGGTGATTATGTAATTTACGAAAGCACTACCTATCCCGGTTGCACCGAGGAAGATTGCATGCCGATCCTTGAACAGTTTTCCGGTTTAAAAGGAAAAGTTGATTTTAAAATTGGCTACTCACCTGAGCGAATTAATCCGGGTGATAAACACCATACATTAAGCAACACCATCAAGATCGTTTCCGGTTGCGATGATGAATCGTTACAGGAGATTGCTGCGGTGTATGAAAGTGTAGTGACCGTTGGTGTACACCGAGCACCAAATATTAAAGTAGCAGAAGCAGGAAAGATCATTGAAAATGCACAGCGTGATCTGAACATTTCATTGATGAATGAACTGTCGATCATTTTTGATCGCATCGGCATCAACACATTTGATGTGGTGGAAGCTGCAGGAACTAAATGGAACTTTCATAAATACACACCGGGTTTGGTTGGCGGACATTGTATTGGCGTTGATCCATACTACTTAACCTACAAAGCACAACAGCTTGGTTACAATTCAAAAGTAATTGCAAGTGGACGTTTTGTAAATGATGAGATGCCACGTTATGTAGCAAAGAAAATTATTCAGCATATCATTAAACATGCACCAAATCCTGCTACTGCGAAAGTGTTGGTGTTGGGTGCAACGTTTAAAGAAAACGTTTCTGATATCCGCAATTCAAAAGTGGCAGACATGGTGAAAGAATTACTGGAATATCATGTGTCAGTTGATTTTGTTGACCCGCATGCAGATGCTACTGAAGTACATCATGAATATGGGTTAACACTTGCTGCTGAAATTGGAACAGGATACGATGCAATTGTGTTAGCAGTAGCGCATCATCCGTACACAGCATTTACAGAAGAATATTTGTTGTCTATTGCTAATGAGAAGGCCATGTTTGCTGATCTCAAAGGCATCTACCGTAATAAAATTTCAAAACTCAAATACTGGAGTTTATAA
- a CDS encoding CcmD family protein produces MRKYFALLILFLNSALLSSAQTPTDGTAMEAHGKIYVVMAVCLTVLVGLIIYLVMIDRKVAALEKKKD; encoded by the coding sequence ATGCGTAAATATTTTGCCCTGCTGATTTTATTTCTCAACTCAGCACTTTTATCATCAGCCCAAACTCCAACTGATGGAACAGCCATGGAAGCCCATGGGAAAATATATGTAGTGATGGCCGTATGCCTCACCGTTCTGGTTGGGTTGATCATTTATCTTGTTATGATCGATCGAAAAGTGGCAGCACTGGAAAAAAAGAAAGATTAA
- a CDS encoding UDP-glucuronic acid decarboxylase family protein: MDRKRILITGAAGFLGSHLCDRAIKEGYHVIAMDNLITGDLKNIEHLFKLEQFEFYHHDITKFIHIPGKLDYILHFASPASPIDYLKIPIQTLKVGAHGTHNCLGLAKAKGARILVASTSEVYGDPLVHPQTEEYWGNVNPVGPRGVYDEAKRFMESITMAYNRFHGVETRIIRIFNTYGPRMRLNDGRALPAFIGQALRGEDLTVFGDGSQTRSFCYVDDLVEGIYRLLMSDYDMPVNIGNPTEITLKEFAEEVIKLTGTSQKIVYKDLPVDDPKQRKPDITKAKTLLGWEPKVSRAEGLKITYEYFKNLPQEEWSKLPKEFVSMK, translated from the coding sequence ATGGATCGCAAACGAATATTAATTACGGGTGCTGCAGGTTTTCTTGGTTCGCATTTATGCGACCGTGCAATCAAAGAAGGTTATCATGTAATTGCAATGGATAATCTCATTACCGGTGATTTGAAAAATATTGAACACCTGTTCAAGCTGGAACAATTTGAGTTCTATCATCACGATATAACCAAGTTCATTCACATTCCCGGCAAGCTTGATTATATCCTGCACTTTGCATCGCCTGCAAGCCCGATCGATTATTTAAAAATTCCTATTCAGACATTGAAAGTTGGTGCACATGGAACGCACAATTGTTTAGGTTTGGCAAAAGCAAAAGGTGCACGCATTCTTGTTGCTTCAACTTCTGAAGTATATGGCGATCCGTTGGTGCATCCGCAAACTGAAGAATATTGGGGGAATGTAAATCCTGTTGGTCCACGTGGTGTGTATGATGAAGCAAAACGTTTCATGGAAAGTATTACGATGGCGTATAACCGCTTTCATGGTGTTGAGACAAGAATCATCCGCATCTTTAATACATATGGTCCACGTATGCGACTCAATGATGGTCGTGCGTTACCTGCTTTTATCGGACAAGCTTTACGTGGCGAAGACTTAACTGTGTTTGGTGATGGAAGCCAAACAAGAAGTTTTTGTTATGTGGATGACCTGGTTGAAGGTATTTATCGGTTACTTATGAGCGATTATGATATGCCGGTGAATATTGGTAATCCAACTGAAATTACATTGAAAGAATTTGCAGAAGAAGTAATCAAGTTAACAGGTACATCACAAAAAATTGTTTACAAAGATTTGCCTGTTGATGATCCGAAACAACGCAAGCCGGATATTACAAAAGCAAAGACATTGCTTGGTTGGGAGCCAAAGGTAAGTCGTGCAGAAGGATTGAAGATCACCTATGAGTATTTCAAGAATCTTCCGCAGGAAGAGTGGAGCAAATTGCCGAAAGAGTTTGTGAGTATGAAATGA
- a CDS encoding 3-deoxy-D-manno-octulosonic acid transferase yields MQYVKFSRSIPFHLDLWRMIFFYNIFRVIYKTAIGLAANWNTKAKNWVDGRKNWKEELTANWKNESGKPVVWMHCASLGEFEQGRPIIEEIKTKYPNTKILLTFFSPSGYEVRKNYKGADHVMYLPMDSSVNAKDLLDLVKPKLAIFVKYEFWHYYLAELHNRKIETILVSGIFRPSQAFFQWWGGFNRNMLQQFSHLFVQNAASKELLDGIGQGDKTTVAGDTRFDRVLTAAEQWKPIDIVDTFCGTDSVLVAGSTWAEDENILADWMKENNRYKLIIAPHEIKAENIDRLKTLFPDSIKFSDLSTHNSQPITHNCLIVDNIGYLSRLYKYASVCYVGGGFNKSGHHNILEAAVFGKPVITGPNFEKFKESVELKKLGGSFSINNVIELKEVMLKMDSSAAGTIAENYVKENAGATTAILNWLQEKRLLTNA; encoded by the coding sequence ATGCAATACGTTAAGTTTTCACGATCCATTCCATTCCACTTAGATTTGTGGCGCATGATCTTCTTTTACAACATATTTCGGGTTATATACAAAACAGCTATCGGCTTGGCCGCTAATTGGAATACAAAGGCGAAAAATTGGGTCGATGGACGTAAGAATTGGAAGGAAGAATTAACAGCTAACTGGAAAAATGAATCCGGCAAGCCGGTTGTTTGGATGCATTGCGCCTCTTTGGGTGAATTTGAACAAGGACGACCGATTATTGAAGAAATCAAAACCAAATATCCGAATACAAAAATTCTTCTTACTTTCTTCTCTCCATCGGGTTATGAAGTGAGGAAGAATTACAAGGGAGCTGATCATGTAATGTATTTGCCAATGGATAGTTCTGTGAATGCAAAAGATCTTCTCGATCTGGTGAAGCCGAAGCTGGCCATTTTTGTGAAATACGAATTTTGGCATTATTACCTCGCTGAGTTGCATAATAGAAAAATCGAAACCATTCTGGTTTCGGGCATTTTTCGTCCCTCACAAGCGTTTTTTCAGTGGTGGGGAGGTTTTAACAGAAATATGCTGCAACAGTTTTCACACCTGTTTGTACAAAATGCCGCTTCAAAGGAATTATTGGATGGAATCGGACAGGGCGATAAAACAACCGTAGCCGGTGATACCCGCTTTGATCGTGTACTAACTGCAGCTGAACAATGGAAACCAATTGACATTGTTGATACTTTTTGCGGGACTGATTCTGTGCTGGTGGCGGGAAGCACGTGGGCCGAAGATGAAAACATCCTTGCAGATTGGATGAAAGAAAACAATCGGTACAAACTCATCATTGCCCCACATGAGATCAAAGCAGAAAACATCGATCGTTTAAAAACATTATTCCCTGACTCAATAAAGTTCTCCGACCTATCTACACATAACTCACAACCCATAACTCATAACTGCCTTATTGTTGACAACATCGGCTACCTCTCTCGTCTTTACAAATACGCATCGGTTTGTTATGTTGGTGGAGGTTTTAACAAAAGCGGTCATCATAACATTTTAGAAGCCGCAGTCTTTGGCAAGCCCGTAATAACCGGTCCTAATTTTGAAAAGTTTAAAGAAAGTGTTGAGTTGAAAAAACTCGGCGGAAGTTTCTCCATCAATAATGTTATTGAATTGAAAGAAGTAATGCTGAAAATGGATAGTTCAGCAGCAGGAACAATTGCAGAAAACTATGTAAAGGAAAATGCGGGAGCAACCACAGCCATACTCAACTGGCTTCAGGAAAAACGTCTTTTAACCAACGCATAA
- a CDS encoding Glu/Leu/Phe/Val family dehydrogenase: MSTTNYSFFGAVEQSFDKAAGFTKWDKGILEQIKQCNSVYQMRFPVKMDDGNIEVIEAYRVQHSQHKSPCKGGIRFSEEVNQDEVMALAALMTYKCAIVNVPFGGGKGGIKINPRNHSAYELEKITRRYTSELVKKNFIGPGIDVPAPDYGTGEREMAWIVDTYSSLRPGEIDAAGCVTGKPISQGGVRGRKEATGLGVFFGIREVCNMEDVMSKLGLPTGVKDKKVVVQGIGNVGYHSAKFFRENGAKIIAISEHDGAVYNPDGLHEDELIEFRKKTGSIINFPGATTLAKTTDALELECDILIPAALENVINGDNAPRIKAKIIGEAANGPLTPEADEIFAAKGVLVVPDMFLNAGGVTVSYFEWLKNLSHVRYGRLEKRFTENLNTNILGQMEFLSGKKVKKEHRDIITHGPDEVDLVYSGLEETMITAVNEVMECWKQNPSIPDMRTAAYVVAINKVATSYAELGIFP, translated from the coding sequence ATGTCAACTACGAATTACAGTTTTTTCGGAGCAGTAGAACAAAGCTTCGATAAAGCAGCAGGATTTACCAAATGGGACAAAGGAATTCTTGAACAGATCAAGCAGTGTAACAGTGTGTACCAGATGCGCTTCCCCGTTAAGATGGACGACGGAAATATTGAAGTAATTGAAGCTTACCGTGTACAACACTCTCAGCACAAATCGCCATGTAAAGGTGGTATCCGTTTCAGTGAAGAAGTTAATCAGGATGAGGTAATGGCATTAGCGGCTTTAATGACTTATAAATGTGCCATTGTTAACGTTCCTTTCGGTGGTGGCAAAGGCGGTATCAAGATCAATCCACGTAACCACTCAGCTTATGAACTTGAAAAGATCACTCGCCGCTATACTTCAGAGCTGGTAAAGAAAAATTTCATTGGCCCCGGTATTGATGTTCCTGCTCCGGATTATGGAACAGGCGAACGTGAAATGGCATGGATAGTTGATACGTATTCATCCCTACGCCCCGGCGAAATTGATGCGGCAGGTTGTGTTACGGGTAAACCAATTTCACAAGGCGGTGTACGTGGCCGTAAAGAAGCTACTGGCTTAGGTGTATTTTTTGGTATCCGTGAGGTTTGTAATATGGAAGATGTGATGAGTAAGCTTGGCTTGCCAACGGGTGTAAAAGATAAAAAAGTAGTTGTACAGGGTATTGGTAACGTAGGTTATCACTCGGCAAAATTCTTTCGGGAAAATGGCGCAAAGATCATTGCCATTTCTGAGCACGATGGTGCCGTATATAATCCCGATGGATTGCATGAAGATGAGCTGATCGAGTTCCGGAAAAAAACCGGTTCTATTATTAATTTCCCCGGTGCCACAACATTGGCAAAAACAACGGATGCATTGGAGCTGGAATGTGACATTTTAATTCCTGCTGCATTAGAGAACGTGATCAATGGAGATAATGCACCACGCATCAAAGCAAAAATTATTGGTGAAGCAGCCAACGGACCTTTAACACCTGAAGCTGACGAAATATTTGCTGCAAAAGGTGTATTGGTAGTACCTGATATGTTTTTGAATGCCGGTGGTGTTACCGTTTCGTACTTCGAATGGTTAAAGAATTTAAGTCACGTTCGCTATGGCCGTTTGGAAAAACGCTTTACTGAAAACCTCAATACAAACATTCTTGGCCAGATGGAATTCCTGAGTGGCAAGAAGGTAAAGAAAGAACATAGAGATATCATTACGCATGGCCCGGATGAAGTAGATCTGGTTTACAGCGGTTTGGAAGAGACCATGATCACGGCCGTAAATGAAGTAATGGAGTGCTGGAAACAAAACCCGTCTATTCCCGATATGCGTACAGCAGCGTACGTAGTAGCTATTAACAAAGTTGCTACGAGTTATGCTGAACTTGGCATATTCCCATAA
- the rfbB gene encoding dTDP-glucose 4,6-dehydratase, whose product MSTFDKTILVTGGAGFIGSHVIRLFVNKYPNYKIVNGDALTYAGNLENLKDVQNQPNYAFAKIDITDEAGVEELFNQYHFDAVIHLAAESHVDRSILDPLAFVKTNVLGTAILLNACRKHWAGNHEGKLFYHVSTDEVYGSLGETGFFTEETPYDPHSPYSASKAASDHFVMAYHDTYGLPVVMSNCSNNYGSHHFPEKLIPLMINNIKNNKPLPVYGKGENVRDWLFVEDHARAIDTIFHNGKLGQSYNVGGFNEWKNIDLVHLLCSIMDKKLGRAEGESAKLITYVKDRAGHDLRYAIDATKLNKELGWSPSLQFEEGLEKTVEWYLSNEEWINHVTSGDYQKYYDVQYEKR is encoded by the coding sequence ATGAGCACATTTGACAAAACAATATTGGTAACAGGCGGCGCCGGTTTTATCGGCAGTCATGTAATTCGCCTGTTTGTAAATAAATATCCCAATTACAAAATCGTAAATGGCGATGCATTAACCTATGCAGGTAATCTGGAAAATCTGAAAGATGTACAGAATCAACCAAATTATGCATTTGCGAAAATTGATATTACTGATGAAGCAGGAGTGGAAGAGTTGTTCAATCAATATCATTTTGATGCAGTGATTCATCTGGCAGCTGAAAGTCATGTTGACCGCAGCATTCTTGATCCATTAGCGTTTGTAAAAACAAATGTATTGGGTACTGCTATTTTGCTGAATGCATGTCGCAAGCATTGGGCGGGTAATCATGAAGGCAAGCTGTTCTATCATGTTTCAACAGATGAGGTATACGGTTCATTAGGTGAAACAGGTTTCTTTACTGAAGAAACACCTTACGATCCGCATTCACCTTACTCTGCATCGAAGGCTGCATCTGATCATTTTGTGATGGCTTATCATGATACCTATGGTTTGCCGGTGGTAATGAGTAATTGCAGCAACAACTATGGTTCGCATCATTTTCCGGAAAAATTAATTCCGTTAATGATCAACAATATTAAGAACAACAAACCATTGCCGGTTTATGGTAAAGGTGAAAATGTACGTGACTGGTTATTTGTAGAAGATCATGCAAGAGCTATTGATACCATTTTCCATAACGGGAAACTCGGCCAAAGCTATAACGTAGGTGGTTTTAACGAATGGAAAAATATTGATCTTGTTCATTTGCTCTGCAGCATCATGGATAAAAAACTTGGTCGTGCAGAAGGAGAGAGTGCGAAGCTTATCACTTATGTGAAAGACCGTGCCGGTCATGACCTGCGTTATGCAATTGATGCAACCAAACTTAATAAAGAATTAGGCTGGAGTCCATCATTACAGTTCGAAGAAGGCTTAGAAAAAACAGTCGAGTGGTATTTGAGTAATGAAGAATGGATCAATCATGTAACGAGTGGTGATTATCAGAAATACTATGATGTTCAGTATGAAAAAAGGTGA